In Edaphobacter aggregans, the sequence CCTGAACCCACGATGCCGCTTCGGATCCTTATACCGCAGCACGATCACGCCCATCGACACCAGTACGAACGCAAACAGCGTCCCGATGTTCGACATCTCCGCAAACGTCCCCACGTCGAACAACCCCGCCGGAATCGCCACCAGCACTCCAGCCACCCATGTAGCAAACGCCGGAGTCCGGAACCGCGGATGCACCTTACTAAACGCACTAGGCAGCAACCGATCACGCGACATTGCAAACCAGACCCGCGCCTGCCCCAGCTGAAACACCAGGATCGACGAGATCATCCCCACAATCGCGCCCAGCAGCACCGCCAACCTCACCCAGTGCAGTCGATGCCCTCCCGGCGTCAACGAAACCCGTTTCAGCGCATTCACCACCGGAGCGCCATCGCCAGCCACGCTCTGCCACGGCACCATTCCCGTCAGCACCATCGCCACACCGATGTACAGAATCGTGCACACTACCAGCGTCGCCAGAATCCCTATCGGCACATCCCTCTGCGGATCCTTGCACTCCTCACTAGCCGTCGAAACCGAATCGAACCCGATGTACGTGAAGAAAATAATCGACCCGCCCGCCAGCACCCCACTCCATCCATTCGGCGAGAACGGCACATAATTTCCCGGATGAATAAAGCTGATCCCGAAGAAGATGAAGACCAGAATCGCCGCAATCTTCACCAGTACCATAATGTTGTTCGTCTCTGCCGACTCCTTGATGCCCCGCACCAGCACCACCGTCAGCAACAACACGATCAGGAACGCCGGAATGTTGAATCCCCCATGCCACCCCGGCAAGTAAATATCCCGCCCCTGCAAATCCTGCAAACCCAGCGGCAGATAAGCTGGCGAAAGCCACTTCGGCGAAATCTTCAGCCCAAGCCAATCCAGCAGATCCACCACATGAGCCGCGAACCCCACGCTAACGCTCATATTGCTGAACGCATACTCCAAGATCAGGTCCCACCCAATGATCCACGCCACCAACTCGCCCAGCGTCGCATACGTATACGTGTAAGCCGACCCCGCAATCGGAATCATGCTCGCCAGTTCGGCATAACAAAGCCCGGTCAGCGCGCAGACAATAGCCACCAGTATCAGCGAAACCGCCAGCGCCGGCCCAGCCCCCGGCCGCCCCGCTACCGCACCATGGTGCAGAATCAGGTCGATCACCGGCGAATCCGCCAACGAAGCCGCCGACATCTGATTGCCGCCAATGGCCACGCCAATCACGGTAAAGATGCCTGATCCGATCACCGCACCAACGCCCAGGGCAGTCAGCGACACCGGTCCCAGCGTCTTCTTCAACGCGTGCTCCGGCCGCTCCGATTCAGAGATCAGTTTGTCGATCGACTTGGTTCGAAAAATTTGTCGGGCCAGCGGCGTGCGCTCCTCAAACAGAATTGGTCCGGATTACACCGGCTTCACAACACAACTTGAGACATATCTCTTATTCTGAGGAGCTTACTCCCTGAACAGAGCGTTCGAGACGTCAAGAAAGCGGGAGCCTCATCAACGTTTCACTCCGCTCAGGGAGCATCATCTGCTTATCGGCTTACCGCTTGCTCTGACCGCGTGAAGCCTTCTTGACCTTCTGCTTGTTCTCGCCGCGAGCGCCCGTGCGCGGTCCCTTGGGAGCAGCCTTCTTCCGTGCTGCCCGCTTTACCTTCTTGCGCTCGTCTTTATCTGTAATGCTCTTTGTATTTGCCATGTAGCTTTGCCAATCTTTCTTGTAGTTGCGATTCGGAACCTAGAGGCGCTCCAGCTGGGCAAACTTCTCCACCAGCTTCTTTACGCCATGCTGTTGAAATTGTACTGTAATCTTCGCATCATCCCCATCGCCTTCGCGACGAAACACGATTCCTTCCCCATACTTCGGGTGCCGCACCCGCGAGCCCTGCTTCAGCCCCGTCTTGCCCGTAGGCTCAGGAACATCCACCTTAGGCCGCGAAAACTTCTGTCCCGCTGCCTGTCCCCGCCCCGCAAAGAAGCTCGCAATATTGTCAATCGAGCCTCCACCACTCGCTGCCCGCGCACCAGACTTCGCCCGAGCCCCACTCGAAACCCCACCGCCACGCGGAGCGCTCTGATCCTCATCCTCATAGCTGTAGTGCCGCTCGCCCTCTTCGCGACCCGCGCCAAACCGGTTCGCCTTCGGATAAGGCGTCGCATACATCCCGCCATACCTCGACCCCGAAAACTGCGGCCGCGCCGGAGGACTCCCCAAATCCTCCACCAGCCGCGAGGGAACCTCCTCCAGAAACCGCGAAGCCACACTCGCTTCCGGCATATCGCTCCCATACCGCCGCCTGTATCGCGCCCGCGTCATCACCAGCGTATCCATCGCGCGCGTCATCCCGACATAGCAGAGCCGCCGCTCCTCCTCCATCCCCGACGGATCCATCAGCGTCCTCGAATGCGGAAACAGCCCCTCCTCCATCCCCGCCAGAAATACCAGCGGAAACTCTAGCCCCTTGGCCGCATGCAACGTCATCAGCGTCACCTTCGCCTCGGCCGAATACTGGTCCGCATCGCTCACCAGAGCCGCATGATCCAGAAACTCCTCCAACGTCTCCCCACGCTCCTGTGCATCCTGGGCAGCATTCGCCAATTCCTTCAAATTCTCAATCCGCGAGAAGCTCTCCGGCGTAGCCTCCTCCTCCAGCGCCCTGATATACCCACTCCGATCGTTCAAAAACTTAATCAACTCCGGCAAAGTAGCTGCATCCCCCGGCTTCCGAAACGCCGGCCTCTCCTCCAAATCTTTGCCCTCTCCCTTGTCATCCTTCGTTGAAGGCGGAGGATCTGCTTTTGTCCTTCGACTC encodes:
- a CDS encoding amino acid permease, yielding MISESERPEHALKKTLGPVSLTALGVGAVIGSGIFTVIGVAIGGNQMSAASLADSPVIDLILHHGAVAGRPGAGPALAVSLILVAIVCALTGLCYAELASMIPIAGSAYTYTYATLGELVAWIIGWDLILEYAFSNMSVSVGFAAHVVDLLDWLGLKISPKWLSPAYLPLGLQDLQGRDIYLPGWHGGFNIPAFLIVLLLTVVLVRGIKESAETNNIMVLVKIAAILVFIFFGISFIHPGNYVPFSPNGWSGVLAGGSIIFFTYIGFDSVSTASEECKDPQRDVPIGILATLVVCTILYIGVAMVLTGMVPWQSVAGDGAPVVNALKRVSLTPGGHRLHWVRLAVLLGAIVGMISSILVFQLGQARVWFAMSRDRLLPSAFSKVHPRFRTPAFATWVAGVLVAIPAGLFDVGTFAEMSNIGTLFAFVLVSMGVIVLRYKDPKRHRGFRVPFGPVIPVLSVLFCVLLMAGLPAKTWIRFFVWLVIGLVVYVFYSRKRSEFYAPEA